One Pseudanabaena sp. FACHB-2040 DNA window includes the following coding sequences:
- a CDS encoding MarR family transcriptional regulator, translated as MDWEPLPECLGRWTGFVLHWVTELGSQFYARAMAPLNLRPLQVGILQLLAGEGSMVQARLGERLRVDKATMVTLLNDLEEQGLIERRPHAHDRRAYEIHLLEAGKQRLQAAEKLSVEAAQQFFSTLTPQEQQTLNELLRRVATSNASWKPSALKDTAE; from the coding sequence TTGGACTGGGAGCCTTTGCCTGAATGTCTTGGTCGTTGGACAGGCTTCGTGCTGCATTGGGTAACTGAGCTTGGTTCACAGTTTTATGCTCGTGCGATGGCTCCCTTAAATTTACGCCCGCTTCAGGTTGGTATTCTCCAATTACTAGCGGGTGAAGGTTCAATGGTTCAAGCACGACTTGGTGAGAGGCTGCGTGTTGATAAAGCTACAATGGTTACTCTTCTAAATGACTTAGAAGAGCAGGGCTTGATTGAACGACGACCTCATGCACACGATCGTCGAGCTTATGAAATTCATCTTCTAGAAGCTGGTAAGCAACGCCTTCAAGCAGCAGAAAAATTATCAGTTGAAGCTGCACAACAATTCTTTTCCACTTTGACACCTCAGGAACAGCAAACTCTCAATGAACTGTTGAGGCGAGTTGCAACAAGCAACGCCTCATGGAAACCGTCAGCGCTTAAAGATACTGCCGAATAA
- a CDS encoding response regulator has protein sequence MITYHQTSSFHSQEFSFNSQNLAYKIEHKNDLTLTGYWHHSFHEDTCHLAEKSWWLGLVKGRIVFSGEQPLSIDYLLKIIERYVLRIRSKPAQRIVLGLKEELHLDDCDRQLERLPIFLKSLYELKIVQPEEVQHAVWLRILQDLDQMLFSYSGEAQFKPENDLSIQASMSSFDLSKMLAEARRRQLVWEQVKRVIPDLDSKLSIDEEVIRTSYITDRQKKYLRAILSHGSTLDSIAVTLAQDTLEIARGLTKLADQGLIKVELPFRKAASEILIIDDSPVMLQQFKRLVSSWGYQVRSHDDPATAVDTMLDTQPAIVFLDINMPDISGFDLLKQIRRHSQISATPLIMLTAERTLSNNWRSQWSGCQFLSKPLTTEEIPRFEADLRELLKSVISRSATS, from the coding sequence GTGATTACCTATCATCAAACCAGCTCGTTCCATTCTCAGGAATTTTCATTTAATTCTCAAAATTTAGCTTACAAGATTGAACATAAGAATGATTTAACTCTGACCGGATATTGGCATCATTCCTTCCATGAGGATACCTGCCATTTGGCTGAAAAATCTTGGTGGCTAGGATTAGTGAAAGGGAGGATTGTTTTCTCAGGGGAGCAACCTTTATCCATCGACTATCTACTTAAGATAATTGAACGCTATGTTTTGCGTATTCGCAGTAAGCCAGCTCAAAGGATTGTCCTTGGCCTCAAGGAAGAGCTGCATTTGGATGACTGCGATCGCCAGCTAGAGCGATTGCCGATTTTTTTGAAAAGCTTGTATGAGTTAAAAATAGTCCAGCCTGAAGAAGTTCAACATGCTGTATGGCTCAGAATACTGCAAGACTTGGATCAGATGCTATTTAGTTACTCTGGCGAAGCACAGTTTAAACCAGAGAACGATCTCTCAATTCAAGCTTCAATGTCTAGCTTTGATCTCTCAAAAATGCTAGCTGAGGCACGTCGTCGGCAGCTAGTCTGGGAGCAAGTTAAACGTGTGATTCCCGATCTAGATAGCAAGCTTTCTATTGATGAGGAAGTCATTAGAACATCCTACATAACCGACCGTCAAAAAAAGTATTTGAGAGCCATTCTCTCCCATGGATCAACTCTCGATTCTATCGCAGTGACTCTGGCTCAAGACACTTTAGAAATTGCTAGAGGTTTGACAAAGTTAGCGGATCAAGGGCTGATTAAGGTTGAATTGCCTTTCCGTAAAGCAGCATCTGAAATTTTAATTATCGATGACTCCCCCGTTATGCTGCAGCAATTCAAACGATTGGTTTCTAGTTGGGGATACCAGGTGCGATCGCATGATGATCCTGCGACTGCGGTAGACACCATGCTGGATACACAACCAGCCATTGTTTTCCTAGATATCAATATGCCAGACATTTCTGGATTCGACTTATTGAAGCAGATTCGGCGTCATTCGCAAATTTCGGCTACCCCCTTAATCATGCTGACGGCAGAACGTACGCTCTCGAATAATTGGCGATCGCAATGGAGCGGTTGTCAGTTTCTTTCTAAGCCACTTACTACAGAGGAGATCCCTAGATTTGAAGCAGATCTAAGAGAACTCTTAAAGTCAGTAATTTCTAGGTCAGCGACTAGTTGA
- a CDS encoding response regulator, producing the protein MQILVVDDSAVDRQFLSTLLEDMGHQVEAVDSTKGIVEKLSTGEYSCLFLDIVMPEQDGYKFLREIRTNQVTAQQNVIFCSSKKTPVEVKYGLKRAGANDYITKPVSRERLAEVLQKL; encoded by the coding sequence ATGCAAATTTTAGTGGTTGACGATAGTGCTGTAGATAGACAATTCCTGTCAACATTGCTTGAGGATATGGGGCATCAAGTAGAAGCTGTCGACAGTACAAAAGGCATTGTAGAAAAGCTCTCTACCGGTGAATACAGCTGCCTATTTCTAGATATTGTGATGCCCGAACAGGATGGCTATAAGTTTCTGCGAGAGATTCGTACTAATCAGGTGACAGCCCAGCAAAACGTGATTTTTTGCTCCAGTAAAAAGACCCCTGTAGAAGTTAAGTATGGCCTTAAAAGGGCGGGAGCAAACGACTATATCACCAAGCCCGTGAGTCGAGAACGGCTGGCAGAGGTTTTGCAAAAACTCTAA
- a CDS encoding chemotaxis protein CheW: MTDPLEADLDSLALPDSSYFLTQVGSRQLAFPATEIAEVILVDRSQVLSLPFYQPGLLGVVHVQGQLVPLVTLQFLLEGASGVTREVFNAVQLNTSSQLAGIALVIDQLVGNCTAVQLAQDSTIEQFNPEIVPAELWQPRRWMPLVV; this comes from the coding sequence ATGACGGACCCTCTTGAAGCAGATCTCGATTCCCTGGCTCTGCCCGATAGCTCCTACTTTCTGACTCAGGTTGGCAGCCGACAACTGGCTTTTCCTGCTACCGAAATTGCCGAAGTGATTCTGGTAGACCGATCGCAGGTACTGAGCCTTCCCTTTTATCAGCCCGGCCTCCTGGGGGTTGTGCATGTTCAGGGTCAGCTGGTTCCGCTGGTGACGCTGCAGTTCTTGCTAGAGGGAGCCAGCGGCGTGACGCGAGAGGTTTTTAATGCTGTGCAGCTGAATACCAGTTCTCAGCTAGCCGGTATTGCTCTGGTGATTGATCAGCTAGTGGGCAACTGCACCGCCGTCCAGCTCGCTCAAGATTCGACGATTGAGCAATTTAATCCTGAAATTGTCCCGGCAGAGCTTTGGCAGCCTCGCCGCTGGATGCCTTTGGTGGTCTGA
- the dctP gene encoding TRAP transporter substrate-binding protein DctP, with the protein MKRRRLFNQLTLGAIGAGVASACSSSPKVFTPNSSSSGGNPRIEWRMATSWPENLDIVFGTAQRMCDRISELTQGNFVITAFPAGGIAPPLEIIDTVQAGTAECGHTAGYYYTSKNRAFAFATSMPFGLNPHQHIAWLYGAGGLELIRGIYSDFGVINFPAGSTGNQMGGWFRNKVNSVSEMQAIKMRMPGLGGEVLKRMGAEAQNLPPNEILLGLERGNIDAAEWVGPYEDEKLGLNQYASYYYYPGWHEPGTTYELVVNQVAWERLPVEYRQAIELAAFEAQVRMLAEYDAVNREALQRLISSGTELISYTPEIIQGARTAANDLYAEYAGQDASFRQIYDNWNAFRGGIYRWNSINERSFAEMIFSDT; encoded by the coding sequence ATGAAACGCCGACGTCTATTTAATCAGTTGACTCTGGGGGCGATCGGAGCGGGGGTAGCTTCTGCTTGTAGCAGTTCCCCAAAGGTATTTACTCCTAACAGCAGCAGTAGCGGTGGTAACCCTCGAATCGAATGGCGCATGGCCACCAGTTGGCCTGAAAACCTGGACATTGTCTTTGGCACAGCTCAGCGGATGTGCGATCGCATCAGCGAGCTGACCCAAGGCAACTTCGTCATCACAGCCTTTCCGGCAGGGGGAATTGCGCCACCGCTAGAAATTATCGATACGGTGCAGGCTGGAACGGCTGAATGTGGCCACACGGCTGGATACTACTACACCTCGAAAAACCGAGCCTTTGCCTTCGCTACCAGCATGCCCTTTGGCCTCAACCCTCACCAGCACATTGCCTGGCTCTATGGAGCCGGGGGGCTAGAGCTGATTCGGGGCATCTACAGTGATTTTGGCGTGATCAACTTCCCGGCTGGCAGCACCGGTAACCAAATGGGCGGCTGGTTCCGCAACAAGGTCAACTCCGTCAGCGAAATGCAGGCGATTAAAATGCGCATGCCGGGACTGGGCGGCGAAGTCCTCAAGCGGATGGGGGCTGAGGCCCAGAACTTGCCGCCGAACGAGATTTTGCTGGGTCTGGAGCGAGGCAACATTGATGCAGCAGAGTGGGTAGGGCCTTACGAAGATGAAAAGCTGGGCCTCAACCAGTACGCCTCCTATTACTACTACCCCGGCTGGCACGAGCCAGGCACGACCTACGAACTCGTTGTTAACCAGGTCGCCTGGGAGCGGCTGCCGGTGGAGTACCGCCAGGCAATTGAGCTAGCCGCCTTTGAGGCTCAGGTCAGGATGCTGGCCGAGTATGACGCGGTCAATCGAGAGGCCTTGCAGCGACTGATTAGCTCCGGCACCGAGCTGATTTCCTACACTCCAGAAATCATTCAAGGAGCCCGCACGGCCGCCAATGATCTCTATGCCGAGTACGCCGGCCAGGATGCTAGCTTCCGGCAAATTTACGACAACTGGAATGCCTTTCGAGGGGGGATCTATCGGTGGAATAGCATTAACGAGCGCAGCTTTGCCGAGATGATTTTCTCAGATACCTAA
- a CDS encoding cache domain-containing protein: MTVPGQNTWEASDYPVDAPVDANNDAFTSVTGRKAETDDAPVLQVVPNEPISPRRGLGIGFKATVLAAVFGVLPVLVVGNVAYRSANQSITERIAQEEISGVDQLSDQLRRFLQERVANASTVANITQESGLFASDLEPREKAAITARLTRELTQFVQDYRTYSSLGIFSVNGDVLVQSTGSAQEVNQQGAAYFQQVLSTQAPVISEPVAVETAMADVAAIYVAVPVKDAAGTVLGVVVAKIPVEFVGNAILRAASLGQDTQYRLVDSSGEIFQSLPADPENPQVGLPVADLLSRFSDVNDQKQRQAWIETVQDQEFLNAYAPLQGFDALNWSVVTSINTDLAFLPQRQLLQTILVGTLLTGVTAVLLGIVLARRATRPVSQAAKAVELLGQGQLDARVPVRGNDELAILGMNVNRMGAQIQDLLATLRQNAEQLGLQNDVLADLARHEALIQGDAQAAATSFSEAIARTLGLDVVSVWLTQPEQTRLLCLSRYQQGSRKADVVTALSIDEVPDYFAAIAQNQILSVTHVADHPASRELQAENALAPTTVSLLEVPIQITGTVVGSLRCEHSGNPRDWRAEEQTFIGSVANLISLALESEVLQGEVSHLLDVVSEVEDGNLTVQARVSDRTTGLVADTFNRLIERLADVLKQVTDTAQQVTVSANQQKTQASLISANADKQVTGVNQILTLTAQVQTLAEATAHQVETTSASLQAVQTTVAAGQQAITNLTSGIGILQEGSDRIIQQMKTLGEFVGLADQFVQDQTQVASLTQTLALNASLVAARAAEQRDPRQFVVAAREFSSIANQVSQLAQQTNNSLTTLEQRSAQIQSVVFAVDADVQRLGGLVDEFTHGVSQSRQVFSDVQTVTVAAVEAETAVTQVSQNIVEAVQEAAAVVRTITDIATQTAGLTQDNRLQSEQMETLSYQLLETIQFFQLPTAPHGAAPNALAASPSAASTAAGAADRPL; this comes from the coding sequence ATGACTGTCCCTGGCCAAAATACCTGGGAAGCCTCCGACTACCCTGTCGATGCCCCTGTCGATGCCAACAATGACGCATTTACCTCCGTTACCGGTCGGAAGGCTGAAACAGACGATGCTCCTGTACTTCAGGTAGTACCCAATGAACCCATTTCGCCCCGCAGAGGACTCGGCATTGGCTTCAAAGCCACGGTCCTAGCGGCGGTGTTTGGCGTGCTGCCGGTGTTAGTGGTCGGTAACGTGGCGTACCGATCGGCTAACCAGTCGATCACTGAGCGGATTGCTCAAGAAGAAATTTCCGGGGTAGATCAGCTCTCCGACCAGCTGCGTCGGTTTTTACAGGAGCGCGTTGCCAACGCCAGCACAGTCGCCAATATCACCCAGGAATCAGGTCTGTTTGCCAGCGATCTAGAGCCGAGGGAAAAGGCAGCCATCACCGCGCGGTTGACCCGAGAGCTGACGCAGTTCGTGCAGGACTATCGCACCTACTCCAGTCTGGGAATATTCAGCGTCAATGGCGATGTTCTGGTGCAGTCTACAGGCTCTGCTCAGGAGGTGAACCAGCAGGGGGCCGCCTATTTCCAGCAGGTGCTCTCGACGCAGGCCCCAGTCATTAGTGAGCCGGTGGCAGTAGAGACTGCCATGGCCGATGTAGCGGCTATCTATGTAGCGGTGCCGGTCAAGGATGCTGCAGGGACAGTGCTTGGGGTGGTCGTGGCCAAGATTCCGGTGGAATTTGTGGGCAATGCTATTCTCCGTGCCGCTAGTTTGGGACAAGATACTCAATACCGATTGGTGGACAGCTCCGGCGAGATTTTCCAGAGTCTGCCCGCCGATCCTGAGAACCCTCAGGTGGGTTTGCCTGTAGCCGATCTGCTGTCCAGGTTCTCCGATGTTAACGATCAGAAACAGCGTCAGGCCTGGATCGAGACGGTTCAGGACCAAGAATTTCTGAATGCCTATGCTCCCCTACAGGGGTTTGATGCCCTGAACTGGAGCGTGGTCACCTCCATCAATACGGACTTGGCCTTTTTGCCCCAGCGCCAGCTGCTGCAGACGATTCTAGTGGGTACACTGCTGACCGGAGTCACGGCGGTACTGCTGGGGATTGTGCTGGCTCGACGTGCTACCAGACCGGTAAGCCAAGCGGCGAAAGCCGTTGAACTGCTCGGCCAAGGTCAGCTCGATGCCCGCGTACCGGTGCGGGGTAATGATGAACTGGCCATTCTGGGCATGAACGTGAACCGCATGGGAGCCCAGATTCAGGACTTGCTGGCGACCCTGCGGCAGAATGCTGAGCAGCTGGGTTTACAAAACGACGTTCTGGCGGATCTGGCCCGTCATGAAGCGCTGATTCAGGGTGATGCCCAGGCGGCGGCGACCTCCTTTAGTGAAGCGATCGCCCGTACTCTGGGCCTGGATGTAGTGAGTGTTTGGCTGACGCAGCCAGAGCAGACTCGGCTGCTGTGCCTGTCGCGCTATCAGCAGGGGAGCAGAAAGGCTGATGTCGTTACTGCTCTGTCTATTGACGAGGTGCCAGACTATTTTGCGGCGATTGCCCAGAACCAAATCCTGAGCGTGACCCATGTTGCCGACCATCCGGCGAGCCGGGAGCTGCAGGCCGAAAATGCCCTTGCCCCCACGACCGTTTCTCTGCTGGAGGTGCCGATTCAGATTACCGGTACCGTGGTTGGCAGTCTGCGCTGTGAGCACAGCGGCAACCCCCGCGACTGGCGGGCTGAGGAGCAAACCTTTATTGGCTCTGTAGCCAACCTAATTTCGCTGGCGCTTGAGAGCGAAGTGCTGCAGGGAGAGGTGAGCCATCTGCTGGATGTGGTGTCGGAGGTAGAAGACGGCAACCTGACGGTTCAGGCTCGGGTGAGCGATCGCACCACCGGTCTGGTCGCCGATACCTTCAACCGCCTGATTGAGCGGCTGGCGGACGTGCTCAAGCAGGTAACGGATACGGCCCAGCAGGTCACGGTGAGCGCGAACCAGCAAAAAACTCAGGCTAGCCTGATTTCGGCCAATGCCGACAAGCAGGTCACCGGGGTAAACCAGATTCTGACGTTGACGGCCCAGGTGCAGACCCTGGCCGAGGCAACCGCCCACCAGGTCGAAACTACCAGCGCCTCTCTGCAGGCGGTGCAGACGACGGTGGCCGCAGGCCAGCAAGCCATTACCAACCTAACGTCGGGTATCGGCATTCTGCAGGAAGGCAGCGATCGCATTATCCAACAGATGAAGACCCTGGGAGAATTTGTTGGCCTGGCCGATCAGTTTGTCCAAGATCAGACTCAGGTGGCCTCACTCACTCAGACCCTGGCTCTAAACGCATCGCTGGTCGCCGCTCGAGCCGCCGAACAGCGCGACCCCCGTCAGTTTGTAGTGGCGGCGCGGGAATTTAGCTCCATTGCTAATCAGGTTAGCCAGCTGGCCCAGCAAACCAACAACAGCCTGACCACTCTGGAACAGCGCAGCGCCCAAATTCAAAGCGTTGTGTTTGCCGTTGATGCTGACGTGCAGCGGCTAGGAGGGCTAGTCGACGAGTTTACTCACGGCGTTAGCCAATCCCGGCAGGTCTTTAGCGATGTGCAGACGGTGACAGTGGCCGCGGTCGAGGCCGAAACGGCTGTCACCCAGGTCAGCCAAAACATTGTGGAGGCGGTGCAGGAAGCGGCGGCAGTAGTGCGCACCATTACCGACATCGCCACTCAAACCGCCGGGCTCACCCAGGACAACCGTCTGCAGTCGGAGCAGATGGAGACCCTGTCTTATCAGCTTCTGGAAACTATTCAGTTCTTCCAGCTGCCCACCGCTCCCCATGGAGCGGCCCCCAACGCCTTAGCAGCCAGCCCCAGTGCTGCGTCTACTGCCGCAGGGGCTGCCGATCGCCCCCTGTGA
- a CDS encoding cache domain-containing protein, translating to MSTTIPPRSQAAEQTPQTPVRNPSSDGPQGQSTARLGLRWQAALLAIAVGVVPVVTIGGLTAWMTRQAGIRKAEQQQLVQAQLLADRMRGLLVERSRAAQLVASLAMFAEGDRRQATSLAQKKEVLNQVVAESEAASMAFLDPQGQPLVQSDASNPLPENLGDRDFFQQAMQSRRTTVATLDAEANDQGQIELVAPVIDRNSNQPVGAIWMQIPLAAIAPLFERHLETGSEWHFFTGEGEFVVGSQPSYLASTVAQTFSGMLEQHAARQSAAAIFPAAGGHALVSYAPVETIDGLGDPNLGALLTTDTAIALAPIRQQMLLLLLGTAAAAGTGAIALVLFARRTAAPIVAATQAIENLRQGAFNHRLMGPEPCPGSGELAVLSTAIDQLAQHLQSSFAALEQTQAELAQQLDQRTTVQDSQTQTLQHELEQLLSAFSSVRMGDLTVTAAVNPTVMGQLAAAFNQVIERLGQMLAAVSAIATEVTQSAGDVETLAVNMSSQADQHVQSVSRVQSLVETIQTLCQDHQQQVTVTIDAIAHGQLAVGQGQQDMDAINSNVGSLQRETQQMVGRTQTLTSYVDLATQFVKDQKRIASLTRVLALNASMLSTRASEQQDPTQFAAVTREFETIASQVNDLAAETNQSLVVLQRRTEQIQTVVSGLNHDVEGISQQADSLTSGISQANQTFEQIRTAMAQVAALGQQVTQVSQAIAGRAATTLESIQPMAQVAAATSTQAHAICLQSQSLAAIAHSLDRNVTYFQLPSLAHAPVPPSTPEVDAATDVAATTAATDAIEVHP from the coding sequence ATGTCAACTACCATTCCGCCTCGATCTCAAGCGGCTGAACAAACGCCTCAAACCCCTGTTAGGAATCCTTCAAGTGACGGCCCACAGGGGCAATCGACGGCACGGCTGGGACTGCGGTGGCAGGCGGCTCTGTTGGCGATCGCCGTAGGGGTGGTGCCAGTGGTGACTATCGGTGGCCTGACAGCCTGGATGACGCGCCAAGCCGGCATTCGCAAAGCCGAGCAGCAGCAGCTGGTACAGGCTCAGCTGCTGGCAGATCGCATGCGAGGGTTGCTCGTGGAGCGCTCGCGGGCAGCCCAACTGGTTGCCAGCCTGGCCATGTTTGCAGAGGGTGACCGCCGTCAGGCGACTTCATTGGCCCAAAAAAAAGAAGTGCTGAATCAGGTGGTGGCGGAGAGTGAAGCCGCCAGCATGGCCTTTCTAGACCCCCAGGGCCAGCCCCTAGTCCAGTCTGACGCTAGCAATCCGCTGCCCGAAAACCTGGGCGATCGCGACTTTTTTCAGCAAGCCATGCAGTCGCGGCGGACGACCGTAGCGACGCTGGATGCAGAGGCTAATGACCAAGGGCAGATCGAACTGGTGGCCCCGGTGATTGATCGCAACAGCAACCAGCCAGTGGGGGCGATCTGGATGCAGATTCCCCTAGCCGCGATCGCGCCGCTGTTTGAGCGCCATTTAGAAACCGGCAGTGAGTGGCATTTCTTCACCGGAGAGGGCGAGTTTGTGGTCGGTAGCCAGCCCAGCTATTTGGCCAGTACGGTCGCTCAAACGTTTAGCGGCATGCTGGAACAGCACGCCGCCCGGCAGTCGGCTGCCGCCATTTTCCCGGCTGCTGGTGGCCATGCTCTGGTCAGCTATGCACCCGTGGAAACTATCGATGGCCTGGGCGATCCTAACCTGGGGGCACTGCTCACCACCGATACGGCGATCGCCCTAGCTCCGATCCGGCAACAGATGCTGCTCTTGCTGCTGGGAACGGCAGCGGCGGCAGGGACAGGTGCGATCGCTCTGGTCTTGTTTGCCAGACGCACCGCTGCACCCATCGTAGCCGCCACCCAGGCGATCGAAAACCTGAGGCAAGGGGCCTTTAACCACCGTCTCATGGGGCCGGAGCCGTGTCCAGGGTCAGGGGAACTGGCTGTCCTCAGCACCGCCATTGACCAGTTAGCCCAACACTTGCAGTCGTCCTTTGCCGCGCTAGAGCAGACTCAGGCTGAGCTAGCGCAGCAGCTTGACCAGCGCACCACCGTTCAAGACAGCCAGACTCAGACTTTGCAGCACGAGCTAGAACAGCTCCTGAGCGCCTTTTCATCCGTGAGGATGGGGGACTTGACTGTCACTGCGGCGGTTAACCCGACGGTGATGGGGCAGTTGGCAGCAGCCTTTAATCAGGTGATTGAGCGATTAGGTCAGATGCTGGCGGCGGTATCAGCCATTGCCACCGAGGTCACCCAGTCGGCCGGCGACGTGGAAACGCTAGCGGTCAATATGTCCAGCCAGGCCGATCAGCACGTGCAGTCCGTCAGCCGGGTGCAGTCGCTGGTGGAAACTATCCAAACCCTATGCCAAGACCATCAACAGCAGGTGACTGTAACCATTGATGCGATCGCACACGGTCAGCTGGCCGTGGGCCAAGGGCAGCAGGACATGGACGCCATAAACAGCAACGTGGGCAGCCTGCAGCGAGAAACCCAGCAGATGGTTGGGCGCACCCAAACCCTGACCAGCTATGTCGATCTAGCGACTCAATTCGTGAAAGACCAGAAGCGGATAGCCTCCCTAACTCGGGTGCTGGCCCTGAACGCCTCTATGCTTTCAACCCGCGCCTCTGAACAGCAAGACCCCACCCAATTTGCCGCGGTCACTCGGGAGTTTGAGACTATTGCCAGCCAGGTTAATGACCTGGCCGCCGAAACCAACCAAAGTCTAGTGGTTCTACAGCGCCGTACCGAACAGATTCAAACCGTGGTATCGGGCTTGAACCACGACGTGGAGGGCATTAGCCAGCAGGCCGACAGCCTCACATCCGGTATCAGCCAGGCCAATCAGACCTTCGAACAAATTCGGACCGCGATGGCTCAGGTGGCGGCTCTGGGGCAGCAGGTGACCCAGGTCAGTCAGGCGATCGCAGGTAGGGCCGCAACCACCCTAGAGTCAATTCAGCCAATGGCCCAGGTCGCCGCTGCCACCTCTACCCAAGCCCATGCTATCTGCCTGCAGTCACAGTCACTGGCTGCGATCGCCCACAGCCTCGATCGCAATGTCACCTATTTTCAACTGCCCTCTCTAGCCCATGCTCCAGTCCCTCCGTCGACGCCTGAGGTCGATGCCGCTACTGACGTGGCGGCCACCACTGCTGCCACAGATGCGATCGAGGTTCACCCTTAA